aaggcATTTTAACTGAGatgagattatatctcattgtagttttgatttgcatttttccgataatgatgttgaacaactgttcatatgcctgtttgtcatttgtgtgtcttcttttgagaaatgtctattcatatcttttgtccatttttgaatcagattattattttttttcctatagagtggtttgagttccttatatattctggttattcaccttttgtcagatggatagtttgcaaatttttactccaattctgtgggttgtctcttcactttgtggattgtttcctttgctgtgcagcgCCTTTTCAAcatgatgtgatcccatttgtccaagtttgctttggctgcctgtgcttgtggggtatttgaaagaaatctttgcccagtccaatgtcctggagagttttcccaatgttttcttgtaataGTTTAATAGTTTGAGcccttagatttaagtctttaatccattttgatttgatttctgtatatggtgaGATATAGGGgtgtagtttcattcttctgcacgtggatatccagttttcccagcagcattttttgaagagactgtcctttcctcattgtatgttcttggtacctttgttgaaaatgagctCACTGTGGATGTACGGATTtgttctgggttctttattctactggtctatgtgtctgtttttatgccagtaccatgctgtttgggttactttAGCTCTACAGTATAATTTGACATCAGAtgatgtgattcctccagttttgttctttttgctcaggatagctttggctattctgagtcttttgtaattccatataaattttaggattttttttcctatttttgtgaagaatgtcattggtattttgatagggattatgttgactttttgtttttcttacacagactttctcatattttcttttccctttctttttcctcccagcCAGCCCTACTAAAGGGCTTAACAGTACGCTTGACAATGGCTTCAGCAGCACGCTTGACAATGATGTGGGAGGAGGTCACGTGCCCTATCTGCCTGGACCCCTTCGTGGAGCCTGTGAGCATCGAGTGTGGCCACAGCTTCTGCCAGGAATGCATCTCTCGGGTTGGGAAAGATGGGGGCAGCGTCTGTCCTGTGTGCCGGCAGCACTTTCTGCTCAGGAATCTCCGCCCCAATCGACAACTAGCCAACATGGTGGACAACCTTAGAGAAATCAGCCAGGAAGCCAGAGAGGGTGCACAGGAGGAACAGTGTGCAGTGCATGGAGAGAGACTTCACCTGTTCTGTGAGAAAGATGGGAAGGCCCTTTGCTGGGTGTGTGCCCAATCTCGGAAACACCGTGACCACACCATGGTCCCTCTTGAGGAGGCTGCACAGGAGTACCAGGTGAGGCCTTAGAGACACAAACAGGAGGAAAGAAGATGGGCCCTGGTGAGTGCTTTGCTTTCAGAGCAGGGAATGGGAGAGGACCACCTCTGGATTGGAGAAGTTAGAGAAAGGAGGAGTTTACCTCTCTCCATGTCTAATGTAGAAGGAGAATTATAAGCTAAACCCAACCTCATTCTCCAGGCGTAGGCGATATGCATGAGAAAATGCTGCAAGGATTACCCCACCCTATTACTTGGTTTGCATGGGGACTAATATGCTGTCTTTCTCTGCAGGAGAAGCTCCAGGTGGCATTAGGGGAACTGAGAAGAAAGCAGGAGTTGGCTGAGAAGTTGGAAGTGGAAATTGCAATGAAGAGAGCAGACTGGAAGGCAAGAATGACATCCTGAAGGGGATCTTAGGCTAGAAGGTTGGGCAGGGTCCAGGGTCCTCAACTCACAGCCTTAACTGTAGCTGTGCCTGTCTGAGCTGTGATAGAGTTGGTCCGTCTCACTCTCCAGAAAGCAGCTGCTCTCTAGGTTTACAGATAGATGGGAATAAAAATGATGCAGGTTCAAAGGGGAGCTCCCCATCAGGCCTGAAGATCAAGAATCCTGGAAGAAGGTGCTGAGAGGATCTAGCTATACCCTAAAGTTTTGAGCTCCTCTGAGTCTAGTCTCAGAGGTGTGACGGCATCAGCACCTGGATGTCTGAGACAAATATCCTAGGAGAAACCCAACTGCTAGCTAAGCCTTTCAGGAAATGACAAGGCTGTGAGGAATAGACTTAAGGAAACCATCTGACCAGGTGGTTACTTGACCATGACCAGATCTCTGGTCCCAAATATAATGAAGAATCCATGTTTGTTCTGCACTGATCATTTCCAAGGAGACGTGGAGCATGTTGGGGatgagaggggagaggaaggagccCATCCCCAGTAGATCCCagaaaagaaacatttgggaTTGAGGTAGGGTGTGAGTTGGGTTGTGGTGACAAAACAGACCCTCATGTCATCGAGTGACCTTCCAGTTACTAACAGGAGATGAAAAGCAAAGAATGTCCCCAAGCCCCCTTTCCCAGGACTTGGAGGTGGTGGTGTCAGCCTGGCTTTGTGAGGTTGTTGGAGGTGGGAACAGGTGTTTTTTTTCTCAGTAACTCACTGAGACAGGAAGACACAGGGGCACATTTGAGTGGTGACTGGGTTTGGAAGAGAGGTTGGAAAAAGTCCCCAATGCCGTATATCCGTGTAGCTGTGGTTGTAGGCCAGCTACAATGTGCCCTCACCAAGTCCATTCCCCTCACTGTCCCGGAAACTTCACCTACCTCCCAagcaaaattgtgtgtgtgtgtgtgcacatgcttgtgtgtgtgtgcgtgtgttttcCCAGACAACACCAGAGTGGAGTCTTTGGGGAATAGGAATAGGTACCAATACCTCCATTCCCAAAGTTTGGGAGCTTTTCATAAAAAccacctctctctttcccttgACACTAAAGAAAACGGTGGAGACACAGAAATGTAGGATTCACGCAGAGTTTGTGCAGCAAAAAAACTTCCTGGTTGAAGAAGAACAGAGGCAGCTGCAGGAGCTGGAGAAGGATGAGAGGGAGCAGCTGAGAATCCTAGGGGAGAAAGAGGCCGAACTGGCCCAACAGAGCCAGGCCCTGCAGGAGCTCATCTCAGAGCTAGAGAGAAGGCGCCAGGGCTCAGCACTGGAACTGCTGCAGGTGAGACAGGGAGGGGTTCCCTTCTACTATTCCGGGAATAACTGAAAAAGACCAGAGCTATCTGGAACTGCCATTCGAATAAATGGACACCTGGTCCCTGGAATGTTCTTAAATAAAGTAGAATTCAAACCCACGAATGGTTTGCATTCAAGGCACAAAGTAAAGATGAAAATAAGTATAggacctttttaaaaatcaatgtatgTTGCACTTAGAATCATCTTGCATCCACCAATGATATGTTTGCCTCACTGTACGAAATGATGGACTAGATCGTCTCACAAGTCCCTTCTGTTCTAACATTCTACAGTTCTTTCTTCACCCCTGTTCACTGTGACTCAGCGTGGTCATGAGCCATTGCTTTCTGGTGTGTGCAGAAAACCTAATTGTATTGGGTTGACTTGACAGGCTCTCTTCTGCCCAAACCAggctttcttatttatttatttatttatttatttattatttatttatttatttattttgagatggagtttcactcttgttgcccgggctggagtacaatggcgcggtcttgcctcactgcaacctccacctcccgggttcaagcgattctcctgcctcagccttacatcaccacacctggctaattttgcatccctagtagagatggggtttctccatgttggtcaggctggtcttgaactcccaacctcagactcccacctcagcctcccaaagtgctgggattacaggtgtgagccaccatgcctggccatgaacCAGGCTTTCTAACATACTTTTAACTGAGTCTAGGATCCTGCTAGCTCCCATGTAATGGCTCCCAATccctataacaaaaatattttcagtgattTGGTTTCACATACAGGAAGGGGCAACATTAAGTACCCAAGGGAACTTTAACTAACCAACCTTTCCTTCCCAAGCAATGCTAGCCCACAAATGGAACAGAGCAGTTTCTAGACACCTGAACTTGGCCATTCTCTGCCTGTGATTGGGCTTAAGCCAAGCTGGGCTATGTGCCCTCTCTGCCCTCCTTTCTTTCTaccctgggggaaaaaaatctggtCTTTGAGTCAGAGTCCTCAAACTGATAATCCTTCCCCAGCTGTAGGTCACATCCATGCTGGGCTTCTGGTTACCTCACAAGCATCCACACATCCTTTCTGCTTCAAGCTGGTCAGAATCATCTTTGGGGCTTTGGaccagaggaaggaaaggaacagTTCCCCAGGGACCACAGATGGATCACATCACCCACAGGGCTAATGTCTCAGTGGCAATCCAGCAATCCAGAACTTACTCTGTGTCTCTTTTCTCCTCAGGAGGTGATAATTGTCCTGGAAAGGTAAGgaggagttttcttttttagaagaGGGGCCAGCAGAAAGCATATATGCCTATGACAAAGGTTATTGAATTAGAAATACATGCACTGAAGTTTTCCCCATCTGGCTTCCTATTCTCAAAGACTTCAttgtctataaaatattttctggtcTCAGAAAGCTAATAAGTGGACATCTTAGTTGGTGATTGCCCACAGTAGTTGGATCGTAACATCTTCACACAGTAAAGCCCTGCCAAACAGGGAAATCCTGGGAAGTTCTGGGTCTTTCCAGAATTCAGACTACTGGAGCATGGCCAGCTGGAACTCCTTTTCTCAGTGGAATCTAACAAGTTACCTCCCAAAAAGAGCCATGAGTCAGACCCACAGTGTGGGCAAGACTCCTTGAGGTTCCTTGCAGAAGTGATTCAGCCTGTCTCAGATGGATTGCctataaaatgaaattgaatGCATTTGCCAGGTGACCTCAGGCTTAGAGAGGAGAGACAGACTGTCCACATGCTGCAGCCTATAACCAGGAACTCCTGGGTAGAAACTAAATCCTGCATTGTTTGCCTCTCACACCCACCCCTGAAGACTTGAACACCAGAAGTGTTTGTAAATTTGAGTTGAATTAAATTATCAGAGTCCTCCTCCACAATGGAGGTTATAGTGTTAGGGTTTGGGATAGGAGTAAGAGACAGGAGTCTCAAACTCTCTTTCCCCCAGGAGTGAGTCCTGGAACCTGAAGGGCCTGGATATTGCCTCTCCAGAACTCAGGAGTGTGTGCCATGTGCCAGGGCTGAAGAAGATGCTGAGGACATGTGCAGGTGAGGCAAGCTCTAGGAATTTTGCGGGGGATAATGGGGGTGCAGAGTAGATCCCAGGGTCAGGGAGCCTGGATGGCAACTTGGAGGAGAGATGGAAGGTCAGAGCAGGGGGAGCAGAGATGGAGGTAAGGAAGATGGTTTCTTCAAAGGTCAGGACCAAGGCAAGAACTGGCTGATGGTCATTTCCTCACACAGGGAGGTTGACCCCTCATGCTTGCCCAAAATCCCCCCACCACAGGCACAGAGTTAGTGACTCCCCCCATGCAAGACATGACTATGGTCCTCTCTCTGCAGTCCACATCACTCTGGATCCAGACACAGCCAATCCATGGCTCATACTTTCAGAAGATCGGAGACAAGTGAGGCTTGGAGACACCCAGCAGAGCATACCTGGAAATGAAGAGAGATTTGATAGTTATCCTATGGTCCTGGGTGCCCAGCACTTCCACTCTGGAAAACATTACTGGGAGGTAGATGTGACAGGAAAGGAGGCCTGGGACCTGGGTGTCTGCAGAGACTCTGTGCGCAGGAAGGGGCACTTTTTGCTTAGTTCCAAGAGTGGCTTCTGGACAATTTGGTTGtggaacaaacaaaaatatgaggCTGGCACCTACCCCCAGACCCCCCTCCACCTTCAGGTGCCTCCATGCCAAATTGGGATTTTCCTGGACTATGAGGCCGGCATGGTCTCCTTCTACAACATCACTGACCATGGCTCCCTCATCTACTCCTTCTCTGAATGTGCCTTTACAGGACCTCTGCGGCCCTTCTTCAGTCCTGGTTTCAATGACGGAGGAAGAAACACAGCCCCTCTAACCCTCTGTCCACTGAATATTGGATCACAAGGATCCACTGACTATTGATGGCTTTCTCTGGACACTGCCATTCTCCCCATTGGCACCACTTCTCAGCCACAAACCCTGCCTATTTTCCCCATGAACTCTGAACCACCTTTCTCTCTGCAGAGGCATCTGGATCCCAGCAAGCGAGCTTTAGCAGGGAAGTCACTTCATCATCAACATTCCTGCCCCAGATGGCTTTGTGATTCCCTCCTTATATTTGGCCCAAACTCATCTTGATCAACCAAAAACGTGTTTCTGCCTTCTTTATGGGACTtaagttttgttttctcctctccATCTCTAGGGTGTCATCTTTGATGAGATCTCTATTATATCTTGTATGGTTTGCAAAAAGACttcctaaaagtaaaaaataaaatttaaaaaaccgtGTCTCAGTCTATCTCATTCAGTCCTCGTTCCTTAATCCTGAAATACTTGATAACTCTGAATATGATTAATAGTAACGTGTCTTTAACATTGCACGTTTTTTTCCTGCCTGGGCTGTCCCCTCTTCTCCATTTGAAATATTTGATCTTGGACTGAAGACCCAGGTCAAGAATCTTCTGTACTTCCCCATTACAGCC
This portion of the Macaca mulatta isolate MMU2019108-1 chromosome 14, T2T-MMU8v2.0, whole genome shotgun sequence genome encodes:
- the TRIM21 gene encoding E3 ubiquitin-protein ligase TRIM21 isoform X1, which translates into the protein MASAARLTMMWEEVTCPICLDPFVEPVSIECGHSFCQECISRVGKDGGSVCPVCRQHFLLRNLRPNRQLANMVDNLREISQEAREGAQEEQCAVHGERLHLFCEKDGKALCWVCAQSRKHRDHTMVPLEEAAQEYQEKLQVALGELRRKQELAEKLEVEIAMKRADWKKTVETQKCRIHAEFVQQKNFLVEEEQRQLQELEKDEREQLRILGEKEAELAQQSQALQELISELERRRQGSALELLQEVIIVLERSESWNLKGLDIASPELRSVCHVPGLKKMLRTCAVHITLDPDTANPWLILSEDRRQVRLGDTQQSIPGNEERFDSYPMVLGAQHFHSGKHYWEVDVTGKEAWDLGVCRDSVRRKGHFLLSSKSGFWTIWLWNKQKYEAGTYPQTPLHLQVPPCQIGIFLDYEAGMVSFYNITDHGSLIYSFSECAFTGPLRPFFSPGFNDGGRNTAPLTLCPLNIGSQGSTDY
- the TRIM21 gene encoding E3 ubiquitin-protein ligase TRIM21 (The RefSeq protein has 1 substitution compared to this genomic sequence), whose translation is MASAARLTMMWEEVTCPICLDPFVEPVSIECGHSFCQECISQVGKDGGSVCPVCRQHFLLRNLRPNRQLANMVDNLREISQEAREGAQEEQCAVHGERLHLFCEKDGKALCWVCAQSRKHRDHTMVPLEEAAQEYQEKLQVALGELRRKQELAEKLEVEIAMKRADWKKTVETQKCRIHAEFVQQKNFLVEEEQRQLQELEKDEREQLRILGEKEAELAQQSQALQELISELERRRQGSALELLQEVIIVLERSESWNLKGLDIASPELRSVCHVPGLKKMLRTCAVHITLDPDTANPWLILSEDRRQVRLGDTQQSIPGNEERFDSYPMVLGAQHFHSGKHYWEVDVTGKEAWDLGVCRDSVRRKGHFLLSSKSGFWTIWLWNKQKYEAGTYPQTPLHLQVPPCQIGIFLDYEAGMVSFYNITDHGSLIYSFSECAFTGPLRPFFSPGFNDGGRNTAPLTLCPLNIGSQGSTDY